One genomic segment of Arachis duranensis cultivar V14167 chromosome 4, aradu.V14167.gnm2.J7QH, whole genome shotgun sequence includes these proteins:
- the LOC107486334 gene encoding putative glutaredoxin-C14, whose amino-acid sequence MQYQQSSSWSYYMSMRSNRHRVAEEEMTMERVGRLASESAVVIFTISSCCMCHAMKTLFCGMGVNPMVHDLDLLPNGKQIERALMSLLGISGGAVVPVVFIGGKLVGSMDRVLAFHINGTLVPLLKQAGALWL is encoded by the coding sequence ATGCAGTACCAACAATCATCGTCATGGAGCTACTACATGAGCATGAGAAGTAACCGTCACCGTGTGGCGGAGGAGGAGATGACGATGGAGAGGGTGGGGAGGCTGGCGTCAGAGAGCGCCGTCGTGATCTTCACCATAAGCAGCTGCTGCATGTGCCATGCAATGAAAACTCTCTTCTGCGGCATGGGAGTCAACCCTATGGTCCACGATCTTGACCTTCTCCCCAACGGCAAACAAATCGAGCGTGCTTTGATGTCTCTTCTCGGAATCAGTGGCGGCGCCGTCGTCCCTGTTGTGTTCATTGGCGGCAAGCTTGTTGGCTCCATGGATCGGGTCTTGGCTTTTCACATCAATGGCACTCTTGTTCCTCTTCTCAAACAAGCTGGTGCCTTGTggctttaa
- the LOC107486422 gene encoding triphosphate tunnel metalloenzyme 3-like, whose translation MEVEIKLRLQDSASHQKLSKLLSQFHTKTLIQENIFFDGTNSELTSNLAVLRVRFYDMDRNCVLSLKAKPMISGGVSRMEEHEEPFDPVLGRACIAEPWRLLSVNDSKILRKVRDEYGFGASGVVCLGGFRNLRAVHEWRGLKLELDETNYDFGTNYELECESADPEKHKELLEDFLKENGVQYSYSNVSKFAIFQSRKLPQ comes from the exons ATGGAAGTAGAGATTAAGCTTCGGCTACAAGATTCAGCATCTCACCAGAAGCTTTCCAAGTTGCTCTCTCAATTTCACACCAAAACTTTAATACAAGAAAACATCTTCTTTGATGGAACAAACTCAGAGCTCACCTCCAACCTTGCGGTTCTCCGAGTCCGGTTCTACGACATGGATCGAAATTGTGTTCTTTCCCTCAAAGCTAAGCCTATGATCTCAG GTGGGGTGAGCCGCATGGAGGAGCATGAGGAGCCATTTGACCCTGTACTCGGTCGAGCATGCATTGCCGAGCCATGGAGGCTCTTATCAGTCAACGATTCGAAGATACTGAGGAAGGTGAGAGATGAATATGGTTTTGGTGCAAGTGGGGTTGTGTGCTTGGGAGGGTTTAGGAACTTGAGGGCTGTGCATGAGTGGAGAGGGTTGAAGCTGGAGCTGGATGAGACCAACTATGACTTTGGTACAAACTATGAGTTGGAATGTGAGAGTGCTGACCCTGAAAAGCACAAGGAATTGCTTGAGGACTTCCTCAAAGAGAATGGAGTGCAATATTCATATTCTAATGTTTCTAAGTTTGCCATTTTTCAGTCCAGGAAGTTGCCTCAATGA
- the LOC107486423 gene encoding small nuclear ribonucleoprotein SmD1a yields MKLNNETVSIELKNGTIVHGTITGVDISMNTHLKTVKMTLKGKNPVTLDHLSVRGNNIRYYILPDSLNLETLLVEETPRVKPKKPTAGKPLGRGRGRGRGRGRGRGR; encoded by the exons atgaaattaaacaaTGAAACTGTGTCAATTGAGCTCAAGAATGGTACCATTGTTCATGGCACCATTACAG GTGTTGATATTAGTATGAACACACATTTGAAAACAGTTAAAATGACTCTGAAAGGGAAAAATCCAGTGACTCTGGATCATCTCAGTGTGAGGGGTAACAACATCCGTTACTATATTCTTCCCGACAGCTTGAATCTCGAGACTTTGCTTGTTGAGGAGACACCTAGGGTCAAGCCCAAGAAGCCAACTGCCG GGAAGCCTTTGGGGAGAGGACGGGGACGTGGGCGTGGACGTGGTCGTGGTCGCGGCCGTTGA